The genomic stretch TAATATCCATCTCTAAAAGAATCGAAGATGAAGAATCGAGAATCGCTGTATCGTTCTAATCGTAAATACGTTGAACATATGGTTTCAAATCTGCGTCTTTCAAAACGAAGTTCTGTCATTAGAATTCGCGTTGCAtgaatagtttattatttttataggatttagagatattttaatacagaTATGCAACGTAATATACTCCGAGCGTCAAATTTCCAGCTGTTGCAGAGACGCTTCTTCAAGAAATATCATGTCAGGGTTAGATTTGCGCCCAGCCCCACTGGTAATCAACAAACATTATGAAATCATTTTCTCTTGAAGtgataaattagatttagTCTTATTGTTTAAAGAACTGATATTCAGATAttgaatatcaattttcattcACATGTTCTAGGGCATTTACACTTAGGAGGATTACGTACTgcgttgtataattatttgtttgcaCGTAGCAACGATGGTACCTTTGTTCTGAGAATTGAAGACACTGATCAGACAAGAACAATTCCTGGGGCTGTAGAGAAACTGCAGGATGATTTGCTATGGGCAGGAATTATTCCTGACGAGGATCCTACCAGAGGTGGTCCAACTGGTCCCTATGTGCAATCATCACGACTTGAATTATACaagtatgtatttaaatagtgaaataaaacgagaaatggtcattagttttatttttcaaatttttatagggAACAGGTGCTTAAACTCTTAAACAATAAGTCTGCCTACTATTGTTTTTGCACAGAGACAAGACTGAACTTATTAAGAAAGGAAGCAATAAAGCGTGGGCAAATACCTAAATATGATAACAGGTGTCAGCATTTTAGTAAAGATGAAGTAAAAGAAATGTTCAAGAAGAACTTACCATATTGCATCAGATTTAAGGTatcttttaagttttttttaaaacattatttgacaaattaaaagtttttaaaatattattgcttgtGGTTAAATATTTCAGTTATCGTCCACACCAAAACCCTTTTACGATATGGTTTATGGAGATGTATTGCATGATATTACCAAGTCTGAAGGGGATccaattattgtaaaatcagATGGCTATCCTActtaccattttgcaaatgTGATTGATGATCATTTTATGGAGATTTCTCATGTCTTACGGGGTGTTGAATGGCAAGTTTCCACACCCAAGCATATTATGCTTTATAAGTATGTAGctttacttaaaataattacatattcacatattttagtttttaatttaatttatatttaaaattttttttcaagtttttaaattttaaataatgtaattataaataagcatatttgataaatttcatcCATTACAGTGCATTTGGTTGGAATCCTCCCATGTATGGGCATTTacctttaatattaaatgcaaatggATCCAAATTATCAAAGAGACAAGGTGACATAAAGATCGAGTCATTTAGGGAACAGGGTATTTTTCCATTAGCATTATTGAACTATGTGGTAAGCGCTGGTGGTGGTTTTCATAAAGAACAGCAAAATCAAGATCTTTACAGTTATcaggaattaattaaaaaggtataaatatcgatagaaaaatctttatttttgcataaaaatttttgtatgcattacaataaaattcttatttatacattatattatttatttatatgtattctgTTTTTCATTAcagtttgatattaataaattaaaaataagttctGGCAAACTTAAGcctgaaaaattattagaatttaataaattggaaattgcaaatttactGAAGAACGAGAAGaatcataaatttctaattgagCGGGTTAAAAGATtagtattaaaaacattttctgaaaggtataagtttaatttcacataaaatagTTAGTATTATCCCTCTCcctctatttttttcagaagacatttaattatattatttttattttagaaaagatgATGGAAGTTTGCAGTTAGATGATTATCACATAATAAGCACATTAAAATGGTCGCAAAATAGGATATCAACACTCAATGATCTTGTCAAAGAGGAGCTTGCATTTTTATGGATTATTCCAAATATTGCTTCTGTGCCAAACATTGAACAAACTGCATGctcaagtattgatatatttctttatacaaaaatttattctaaattaattctatttaaatttatatgttactattgtattattttagatgcaattaaactattaaatgCAGAATTAGTTAAAATAGATGCAAGCAATTACAAGACAGATTGGATGATCTCATATCTGAGAGACTTTGCTGAAAAGCATAAAATTCCATTTACTGCTTTGATGAAAATTCTGAGAAGCCTTTTAAGTGGCTTAAAGGTAAATATAgctcatataaatttcttcccattgtaggaaaaaaatattaatatgtgcacaatatatataaatttttgcacagGTTGGACCACCCGTTGCTGAAATGATGGAAATTTTAGGAAAGGATAGAACATTGTTACGATTACAGCGCTGTGTTTCCTgagaatttacattatatattatttaattaaagattgtgATCATACTTTCTATTGATGGTAAGATACATCCGAAATAGATCTGTGATTAAATCTATATGTTTTTACAGAAGGCATACATCAAAAACGGTTAtgcaaatgtaatatatattattcggtgtaatattattaaaatatcttccacaaataattgcattttattgctggaaattataaaaacaatttgcaATTCTGACATAATCAATGGATCTGTCAATCAAGTGATACTCTAGTCAagcattttttgtatataatttaaaataattaataaaataatattttaatatatttatggaagatatataaataatgtgcgAAAGATCCGAGAACAGCTACAATATtagtatttcataatattactatttatcaAGACATGCTTtacaatctttaaatatatatatatataattagtcaagaaaatatttataaactttgaaATGAGTGGAactttttaagatttaattttattatagaatattgatttttgataCAGTGAATAGTTCTTGTATAATATCttcatttcatatatatatatatatatatatatatatatatatatatatatatatatatatatatgtaatgtaatatattatttataataacactTGCATAAgtacaaaaagattatatataataaacatagaaataatacataattattttaacaaaacacATGTATAAAGTGCATGTATACAATTTGAAcacatttattcttaaatagcTTTTTTGATGTATTACTATGCTCTTCTTTTACATAACaggatttataatacatatcaaatattggcataatgtatttgattttaacattgtagtcactaaaataaaatctgataatATCATAGAGACAAAAATATGCTTTATAATGctctttgatatataataataaaagtaaaagattttttcacatagtgtgtgcaaatttgtataattgaagatgtatactataaaaaaaaggctACTTATCCAATAAAAGGCTATTAAAAGCTAGtacttattaatatctttataaatcctgttattatatcaagatattgcttgagaaaaattttgccaattattattatatcaggtaatataataattattcggactatttgaatataataatttaaagttttatgatattattataaaacccattttcataaaaatctaaaCTTGTGCTCATGTATAAGATCTGTTTTTAAAACttaacaaatgttttttttatataaatctcattaaaaaatctttacaataaaatgttttatataaaatattttatatgtatctctCGGGGAAAGCATTCAatcagtaaatataataaaactgatgcaaacaaattttgaatattatttaatgaagaataaattatttaatgaagtaTATATCCTATTTAAGTATAAACGCTATTCTCAGTGCAATTCAAGActaatagtataaatattcgttttcaaaaaattaaaattctaagtcGAAGTACTTGACATAGATCGATTCACGTTCTTATGTACTCATAAGCTTATAATGCAAGATcttaatgtaaaaagaaatgatacaataaaaccttacgatacaattaaaataattatattgctaatatttgagtaaattatatgttaatattatagacAATAACTTTTCATATTATAGATTAAGAGTCTTTATCACAGtagttttagatttattttataatatacttatggTCCTATTCTGTAAACAGAAAACTTTGTTACCTATTTCGGATGTCTTTATCGTGATTTGtctattattaagaatatttcacACAATTCTAAAACTGTAAAATGtgtcaattaattatgtttaaatatagatatttatatatcaatatatgtatgattttataaagagatcaaaaacaataatgataaaataaacagCAAAAACaggaagatatttattttaatttttccaagaaaatagaaaaagaaacttttagaATTTTCTACATCTCTCTCGCGAAGAGTTCCAATATTagttcaaatataatattatttctagaaaTTGTTCGTTATATACaaactcaaatatttttaagtactgATATCTTTGAAAcgtgcatataaaatatatatatatatatatatatatatatatatatatatatatatatatatattttatatgcacgtttcaaagatattatttaattaagccAAAATAGTTATGTAtaaaaaggaaacaaaaaaaattagtacaTCCGATTGAAGCAATAAAGGAACAATTCACTGtatgaatacatatttataattacttgttataataacacatttttttgcattagaaGATTAAGCAGctacacaaaatttatcacaGATACAAAAGAGTAAAATGCtttcaaaatcatataatacatctcaagtgtgaaaaaaaaaatcgaaaaatatgatGCGCGTGATTTCTAGAAAACTACGAATACTATTCTTCTCCAACTTCCTTCAAAGAGACTTACTATTACTTACTttgattacatatacattattaataatatagtaaaatggtatatttttttctaggaaCAATAATTGAATACGATTAAATACATTCGTTTTTATGTAACATACCTTTCCAATGTTTTAAATTGTGAGGTatgtatgttattaaatattttattttaataagtatacaAAACAacaatatgtgtgtatgtgtgtattcaTTATTTTGGAAAGGAATATCttacaacaatatattttcgtgCGTATTATACACGATAATACGAGAGAGATTGTCAATTctgtatattagaaattttactaCAGAAAATATCTCCGACGAATATACACAAGATAACATTTACAGAATTATCTCTAGATTTAAAAAGTAGTAGAAGACTAAGTAATAAGAATTgacaagtattatataaataaacatggaGATTATTCAAAAGATCAATTTTAAGGAGACATGAATGTTatctctaatttattaattttatttatattattttttaaattgattttttttagacgttcaataaattatctctagaagatatatattataacgaaataattcaattatataaagttcagtgttataatattatatttaaacgttataatttcgattaaaatttttaatttttctccccCCCTTTCGCAAAAAGGTATtagattgtataaattaaaaatcatcgaATGTAATATTATCCTACATAATACTGCATTACATTATTGTATTGCAACAATGTTATCTATTAAGATGCGAAGTTTTGTTGCATGACTGTAACGACGTAAATTTtgtatagttatataaaaaaaatatttttatatatagatatatatgtatatgtataaatattgcgCGTTAGCGAAGTTtcgtatttctaaaataacaataaaaaaagcataataCGCAATTAATGCCATATCATTCATATACAGTACATGTAACAGTATATATGACTGTATTCCTTGTCTGTATGTAAGATTAGTGAATCTAGAGTAGGCACTTTTGTCCttttagatatatgtattggaatgtaaagaaaattttgttaactCGTAAATAACTTGGTTTTAAATCCGTtaacatgttttatattacaagttattatataaaagagaaagataagtGAATCGTAGTGCGTTAATATCAGACCTGTGGCGAATTTGTAGTTGAACATTgtcaataaagaatttatattttctctgtattacaataatttatatttatctctgcGTAATTGTTTTTAGTGTGTACTCACAGTTTGATTCTACTTTGTTTTAAGTTTGTCAGTTAATCGAGTTTTACTTTCTATTTACTTTTATGTTAATGACATGTTTTATCGCATAAACTAAATATGCTCATCTGTGAGAATTACTCTCTGTATATAAGAAGTATAATAATCGAGATTCTTCGATTATTACAgaataacaaaacaaaaaatgaataaaaaaaaaacggctattaacgtaacaaaaaaattacatctcCTTTATCaatagcaaaatatttgattattgctGATAGAAGATTATGCAAATGATAGCACAGtggttatatatgtatacgttacgtttaaaaataattatataaaaatagataaatatttataactgagATTATATGCGTAAGAAAATGAAGACTAGCTTTATAAGGCAAGAAGTTCACAAGCAAAAGCTATCTGCAAGTTGTTACCTACAAACCCGGAAgaagaaagtatttttatgtatcatatacatttaataatgttgTTAAAACTACTATAATGTGTGCATTTTGCATCTCTAGgtcttttcttaattatcgTGTTTATTGCCATAAGAGAAGATATATGTAGAATCACTTTCATATGCATCTTGGCCCAGACATTGCTTTTCaaactaattattaacatCATCAAACAATCGAAAAAGTCACAAatctgtgtatataattacaagataTCTATACatccgtatatatttatattgcacacTACATCGGTAGCTCGACAAAGCtcgactttatattatatataaaagacaatCAGAATAAaccaaaagaattaaaaattacacatgttaaataattaatttttctacgtCAGAGATAATAGGAAACGCTTCTTCAAGAATGTAGTACTCGCAGGTTTAAGATACTTATGCCGCGTAAGATGAATTTCGAACGAAATACACGCAATAgttgttaaatatatgtatgcccGAGatgttgtaaatttttttattctaggaTAGTccgtaatgtaaaaaaattactattttacaagaattatCTATtccgtatatatgtgtgtagtTTATACGGAATCTTTTTCGTCATGGATTCGTCTTACCTCAGTAAGAGAGAGTGAAGGGAAAATTCATCCCCTTGGGAGATGtgacatatttcatattttgtactatatatatgtatatatatatatatgtgtgtgcatctgtgtgcgtgtgtgtgtgtgtgtatatataaatagaattgcgCTATAAATTTGTCGATGAGACaacaaattcatttttttgcttccttttatcataattttaagtataaagtaaatatttggCACAGGCAAAAAGTGATTTTCTTCTACGACAATGTTAAAGGATACAATTCTATCGTAATTTTTATCGCTTaacattgtcttttttttaaatattttaatattttagtatcaTTCGCGTATCggaaattgcatattttaattaacgttttagggtaagaatataataatctatctATCTTGTTCTACGAATTATTATGAAAGCTCTTTTTGTCAAACatgtaattctaaattttatcttctctGTTATCGATTTATTATAGTTGCATATAGTTTGGAATGATGCGTTGAAGATACTCTCTTTTGCTACTGTGTCAAACACTATCtagatatctatataattacttacgcAATCCTGTTTTTGGCTTCGGAACGTGTAAAACTTAACGTCTCTATGTGAACGTAACTCGTAAATTCAATTGTTGAGGTCATTGATGGCTTGCAAGATGCGTTTAACGTGCCCCACCTTGGTGATGCCCAGCTCTTTTAGATCACGACGGGCTAGCGTTAGCAGTTCCCTGCCGCGTATGTCGTGGGACACGAATCTGTCGGCGTACTCTCCCAATTGCAGATTCTCTAACCAGGTGCACACCTCCTGTACGTCCCATGTAGTAACTTGATCTCGCGCCGGATGACCCACGGCGCCCGAGTTGCCGGCGAAACGACGGAACTTTAACCAGAACAACCCTCGatgacgattttttttatctccctGCAGATCCAGAGTTCGAGACGCCGGTTAGTACACGATGTTAGTCAGATTAGTAGTAAAGCGACAcgctattttatatacgacATATGTTAGAGACATGCTAATCATATGCACAGGTGGAGAATTGCACTCGGACTTATATGGGATTTGTCAAGCACACAAAgtagctctctctctttctctctcgaatgGTCTATGTGGTCGCGATCGAATGATTTAACATATTCGCGCAAATATATTTCcggtatatattaataagagagaCATGAGATattccattatatatttattgctatattattCAGCGAgattcacacacatatacatccgctacaaaatacatttctcatgaggtttatataaaatcacgaAAGTTCCCCTCTCGTAGTTATAGTGCTAATTAAACAGTGCAACGACTTCTCAACAAAATCATGAGAAACAGCGGAAGCGCGCGATGACAAAAGCAAAAGTTAAATGGTGCATACTGTTACTCCTGCTAATATAAACTGAATAGATGCGCAGCGTCGACTAAAATCACTAAATatcgcataatatatattacgtgtTTCGCTGTTGATTATAATAAGGAGAGACTAGAATAATAAGCATACAAATAGGTAAATAAAAACATCTAAATGGAGCAATCTATCTCTCAGCAGATATAACATGCACGCACGACACATACACAcgtgtacaaaaataatctgCATCATATCTCGCTACATTGCAAAACTAAGTCGCTAATTCTAATTTCTCTAACGTCATAAGCATTAAGACTTAAAAGCGTATTACCAGCATTGGGATTGAGCACTCAATCAATCCGAAATAAAGCAtaggataatttattaattatcgtttGTAAACaacatttatatgcataatgaATTGTACAGTTCTctcgagaaggagagagaattgtaaatattctCGTGTTTAATGTTTGTAAAGAGAGGtgctttcataatattatatccaaCTAGCTAGTTCCCAAAATTT from Cataglyphis hispanica isolate Lineage 1 chromosome 11, ULB_Chis1_1.0, whole genome shotgun sequence encodes the following:
- the LOC126852781 gene encoding probable glutamate--tRNA ligase, mitochondrial is translated as MQRNILRASNFQLLQRRFFKKYHVRVRFAPSPTGHLHLGGLRTALYNYLFARSNDGTFVLRIEDTDQTRTIPGAVEKLQDDLLWAGIIPDEDPTRGGPTGPYVQSSRLELYKEQVLKLLNNKSAYYCFCTETRLNLLRKEAIKRGQIPKYDNRCQHFSKDEVKEMFKKNLPYCIRFKLSSTPKPFYDMVYGDVLHDITKSEGDPIIVKSDGYPTYHFANVIDDHFMEISHVLRGVEWQVSTPKHIMLYNAFGWNPPMYGHLPLILNANGSKLSKRQGDIKIESFREQGIFPLALLNYVVSAGGGFHKEQQNQDLYSYQELIKKFDINKLKISSGKLKPEKLLEFNKLEIANLLKNEKNHKFLIERVKRLVLKTFSERKDDGSLQLDDYHIISTLKWSQNRISTLNDLVKEELAFLWIIPNIASVPNIEQTACSNAIKLLNAELVKIDASNYKTDWMISYLRDFAEKHKIPFTALMKILRSLLSGLKVGPPVAEMMEILGKDRTLLRLQRCVS